The following are encoded in a window of Callithrix jacchus isolate 240 chromosome 9, calJac240_pri, whole genome shotgun sequence genomic DNA:
- the ARF3 gene encoding ADP-ribosylation factor 3 isoform X1, with product MGNIFGNLLKSLIGKKEMRILMVGLDAAGKTTILYKLKLGEIVTTIPTIGFNVETVEYKNISFTVWDVGGQDKIRPLWRHYFQNTQGLIFVVDSNDRERVNEAREELMRMLAEDELRDAVLLVFANKQDLPNAMNAAEITDKLGLHSLRHRNWYIQATCATSGDGLYEGLDWLANQLKNKK from the exons ATGGGCAATATCTTTGGAAACCTTCTCAAGAGCCTGATTGGGAAGAAGGAGATGCGCATCCTGATGGTGGGCCTGGATGCTGCAGGAAAGACCACCATCCTATACAAGCTGAAACTGGGGGAGATCGTCACCACCATCCCTACCATTG GGTTCAACGTGGAGACAGTAGAATATAAGAACATCAGCTTCACAGTGTGGGATGTGGGTGGCCAGGACAAGATTCGGCCCCTCTGGAGACACTATTTCCAGAACACCCAAG GGTTGATATTTGTGGTCGACAGCAATGATCGGGAGCGAGTAAATGAGGCCCGGGAAGAGCTAATGAGGATGCTGGCAGAGGATGAGCTCCGGGATGCTGTGCTCCTTGTTTTTGCAAACAAACAG GATCTGCCTAATGCTATGAACGCTGCTGAGATCACAGACAAGCTGGGCCTGCATTCCCTTCGTCACCGTAACTGGTACATTCAGGCCACCTGTGCCACCAGCGGGGATGGGCTGTACGAAGGCCTGGACTGGCTGGCCAATCAGCTCAAAAACAAGAAGTGA
- the ARF3 gene encoding ADP-ribosylation factor 3 isoform X2, which yields MGNIFGNLLKSLIGKKEMRILMVGLDAAGKTTILYKLKLGEIVTTIPTIGLIFVVDSNDRERVNEAREELMRMLAEDELRDAVLLVFANKQDLPNAMNAAEITDKLGLHSLRHRNWYIQATCATSGDGLYEGLDWLANQLKNKK from the exons ATGGGCAATATCTTTGGAAACCTTCTCAAGAGCCTGATTGGGAAGAAGGAGATGCGCATCCTGATGGTGGGCCTGGATGCTGCAGGAAAGACCACCATCCTATACAAGCTGAAACTGGGGGAGATCGTCACCACCATCCCTACCATTG GGTTGATATTTGTGGTCGACAGCAATGATCGGGAGCGAGTAAATGAGGCCCGGGAAGAGCTAATGAGGATGCTGGCAGAGGATGAGCTCCGGGATGCTGTGCTCCTTGTTTTTGCAAACAAACAG GATCTGCCTAATGCTATGAACGCTGCTGAGATCACAGACAAGCTGGGCCTGCATTCCCTTCGTCACCGTAACTGGTACATTCAGGCCACCTGTGCCACCAGCGGGGATGGGCTGTACGAAGGCCTGGACTGGCTGGCCAATCAGCTCAAAAACAAGAAGTGA